From the genome of Emys orbicularis isolate rEmyOrb1 chromosome 17, rEmyOrb1.hap1, whole genome shotgun sequence, one region includes:
- the WSB1 gene encoding WD repeat and SOCS box-containing protein 1, producing the protein MASFPPSVNEKLIARSRPIGELLAPTSPFDKKCGRENWTVAFAPDGSYFAWSQGHRIVKLVPWTQCFNNFLLHGTKNVANSVNARLSRQNSDSGQKNKPCEHIIDCGDIVWSLAFGSSVPEKQSRCVNIEWHRFKFGQDQLLLATGLNNGRIKIWDVYTGKLLLNLMDHTEVVRDLTFAPDGSLILVSASRDKTLRVWDLKDDGNMMKVLRGHQNWVYGCAFSPDSSILCSVGASKAVFLWDMDKYSMIRKLEGHLNDVVACEFSPDGALLATASYDTRVYVWDPHIGVILMEFGHLFPAPTPIFAGGANDRWVRSVSFSHDGLHIASLADDKMVRFWSIEENYPVQVAPLNNGLCCAFSTDGSVLAAGTHDGSVYFWATPKHVSSLQHLCRMAIRRVMPTSQVKNLPVPSKVVEFLSYLT; encoded by the exons caaGATCACGTCCTATAGGAGAACTTTTAGCCCCAACATCTCCTTTTGATAAGAAGTGTGGACGTGAAAACTGGACTGTTGCCTTTGCACCTGATGGATCTTACTTTGCGTGGTCACAAGGACATCGCATAGTAAAGCTTGTTCCCTGGACTCAATGCTTTAATAACTT CTTGTTGCATGGCACAAAGAATGTTGCAAATTCAGTCAATGCAAGACTCTCAAGACAGAACAGCGATAGTGGTCAAAAAAATAAGCCTTGTGAGCATATAATTGACTGTGGTGATATAGTCTGGAGTCTTGCTTTTGGGTCTTCAGTGCCTGAAAAACAGAGTCGCTGTGTGAACATAGAATGGCATCGATTCAAATTTGGGCAAGATCAGCTTCTGCTTGCAACTGGCTTGAACAACGGGCGCATCAAAATATGGGATGTATACACAG GAAAACTCCTCCTTAATCTGATGGACCATACTGAAGTGGTCAGAGATTTAACCTTTGCCCCAGATGGCAGCCTGATATTAGTGTCTGCATCAAGAGACAAAACGCTAAGAGTGTGGGACCTGAAAGATGATG GAAATATGATGAAGGTATTAAGAGGGCACCAGAATTGGGTGTATGGCTGTGCTTTTTCTCCAGACTCTTCCATTCTGTGTTCCGTTGGAGCCAGTAAAGCA GTTTTTCTTTGGGATATGGATAAGTACTCCATGATTCGTAAACTAGAAGGACATCTCAACGATGTTGTAGCTTGTGAGTTTTCCCCTGATGGAGCTTTACTGGCTACTGCATCTTACGATACTCGAGTTTATGTCTGGGATCCCCATATTGGAGTTATTCTAATGGAATTTGG GCATCTGTTTCCCGCTCCAACGCCGATATTTGCTGGGGGAGCGAATGACAGATGGGTTAGATCTGTATCTTTTAGTCACGATGGACTGCATATTGCAAGCCTTGCTGATGATAA AATGGTGAGGTTCTGGAGTATTGAAGAAAACTATCCTGTACAAGTTGCACCTTTGAACAATGGGCTTTGCTGTGCCTTTTCTACTGATGGCAGTGTTCTAGCTGCTGG AACACATGATGGAAGCGTGTACTTCTGGGCAACTCCAAAACATGTGTCCAGTCTTCAACACTTGTGTCGCATGGCAATTAGAAGAGTGATGCCTACTAGCCAAGTCAAGAACCTGCCTGTCCCTTCAAAAGTGGTGGAGTTTCTTTCCtacctgacttaa